The following proteins come from a genomic window of Streptomyces sp. GS7:
- the trpS gene encoding tryptophan--tRNA ligase has protein sequence MSEIARQTERLPGAGRARVFSGVKPTGHLTLGNYLGAMRRWAVTDQHRSEALFCVVDLHALTVEHDPARVRRLSRQAATLLLAVGLDPALCTVFVQSHVDEHARLAYLMECTAGVGEMRRMVQYKEEREREKGKGARGEEEWGGGRLSLLTYPALMAADILAYGTHEVPVGEDQAQHLELTRNLAERFNRRYGRVFVVPRATHPPVAARVMDLQEPTSKMGKSRQVGTAGIVYLLDEPETVRRKVLRAVTDGADGVVYDRGERPGVANLLEVLAACTGVADPAELAGSYGSYGALKKDAAEAVVELLRPVRERHAELAADPGYVAAVLREGAERARGMARPRVDAAYGAVGLMAAEGEERGEGEARW, from the coding sequence GTGAGCGAGATCGCAAGGCAGACCGAGCGGCTTCCGGGAGCGGGCAGGGCCCGGGTTTTCAGCGGGGTGAAGCCGACCGGGCATCTGACGTTGGGGAACTACCTCGGGGCGATGCGGCGGTGGGCCGTGACGGACCAGCACCGGTCGGAGGCGCTGTTCTGTGTGGTGGATCTGCACGCGCTGACCGTGGAGCACGATCCGGCGCGGGTCCGGCGGCTCAGCCGGCAGGCGGCGACGCTGCTGCTGGCGGTGGGGCTGGACCCTGCGCTGTGCACGGTGTTCGTGCAGAGCCATGTGGACGAACATGCGCGGCTGGCGTACCTGATGGAGTGCACGGCCGGCGTCGGGGAGATGCGGCGGATGGTGCAGTACAAGGAGGAGAGGGAGAGGGAGAAGGGGAAGGGTGCGCGGGGGGAAGAGGAGTGGGGCGGGGGGCGGCTGTCGTTGCTGACGTATCCGGCGCTGATGGCGGCGGACATCCTGGCGTACGGGACGCACGAGGTGCCCGTGGGAGAGGACCAGGCGCAGCATCTGGAGCTGACGCGGAATCTGGCGGAGCGGTTCAACCGGCGGTACGGGCGGGTGTTCGTGGTGCCCAGGGCGACGCATCCCCCGGTGGCCGCGCGGGTGATGGACCTTCAGGAGCCCACGTCGAAGATGGGGAAGTCGCGGCAGGTCGGTACGGCGGGGATCGTCTATCTGCTGGACGAGCCGGAGACGGTGCGCCGGAAGGTGCTGCGGGCGGTGACGGACGGCGCCGACGGTGTCGTGTACGACCGGGGTGAGCGGCCGGGGGTGGCGAATCTGCTGGAGGTGCTGGCGGCGTGCACGGGGGTGGCCGATCCGGCGGAGCTGGCCGGTTCGTACGGGTCGTACGGGGCGCTGAAGAAGGACGCGGCGGAGGCGGTGGTGGAGCTGCTGCGGCCGGTGCGGGAGCGGCATGCGGAGCTGGCGGCCGATCCCGGGTACGTCGCTGCCGTCCTGCGGGAGGGGGCCGAGCGGGCGCGGGGGATGGCCCGGCCGCGGGTGGATGCGGCGTATGGGGCGGTGGGGTTGATGGCCGCGGAGGGTGAGGAGCGGGGGGAGGGAGAAGCTCGGTGGTGA
- the proC gene encoding pyrroline-5-carboxylate reductase produces the protein MTQKVAVLGTGKIGEALLSGMIRGGWAPSDLLVTARRQERAEQLRSRYGVEAVSNAEAAKAADTLILTVKPQDMGTLLTELAPHVPADRLVISGAAGIPTAYFEERLAPDTPVVRVMTNTPALVDEAMSVISAGTHATAAHLTLTEEIFSTVGKTLRVPESQQDAATALSGSGPAYFYFLVEAMTDAGILLGLPRDKAHDLIVQAAIGAAVMLRDSGEHPVKLRENVTSPAGTTINAIRELENHGVRAALIAALEAARDRSRELASGNG, from the coding sequence ATGACCCAGAAGGTCGCCGTCCTAGGCACCGGAAAAATCGGCGAAGCCCTGCTCAGCGGCATGATCCGCGGCGGCTGGGCACCCTCCGACCTGCTGGTCACCGCCCGCCGACAAGAGCGCGCCGAGCAACTCCGCAGCCGCTACGGCGTCGAGGCGGTCAGCAACGCGGAGGCCGCCAAGGCCGCCGACACCCTGATCCTCACCGTCAAACCGCAGGACATGGGCACCCTCCTCACCGAGCTGGCCCCGCACGTGCCCGCAGACCGCCTGGTCATCAGCGGCGCCGCCGGCATCCCCACCGCGTACTTCGAGGAGCGGCTGGCACCGGACACCCCGGTCGTCCGCGTCATGACGAACACCCCGGCCCTGGTCGACGAGGCGATGTCGGTCATCTCCGCCGGCACCCACGCCACCGCCGCGCACCTCACCCTCACCGAGGAGATCTTCTCCACGGTCGGCAAGACCCTGCGCGTCCCGGAGTCCCAGCAGGACGCCGCCACCGCCCTCTCCGGCTCCGGCCCGGCCTACTTCTACTTCCTCGTCGAGGCGATGACCGACGCCGGCATCCTGCTCGGCCTGCCCCGCGACAAGGCCCACGACCTGATCGTCCAGGCCGCCATCGGCGCCGCCGTGATGCTCCGCGACAGCGGCGAACACCCCGTCAAGCTCCGCGAGAACGTCACCTCTCCCGCGGGCACCACCATCAACGCCATCCGCGAGCTGGAGAACCACGGCGTGCGCGCCGCCCTGATCGCCGCCCTGGAGGCCGCCCGCGACCGCAGCCGCGAACTGGCCTCCGGCAACGGCTGA